The following are from one region of the Brienomyrus brachyistius isolate T26 chromosome 4, BBRACH_0.4, whole genome shotgun sequence genome:
- the LOC125740347 gene encoding uncharacterized protein LOC125740347 gives MTRNKRIAKAVSWSNDRYWATWDKWMEVIDWEDEEELCSPAESPSDQADRSIVSHTRKPIAKAVSWTDDVYWAAWDKWDEIICWGEEGECSPATPPINQPGRDKGLDMHGLEVFLLNERTVSIKPADDHQDRLKIGAVVVDLCQFELDGVNDKFEIVEIQIGEVKLEETAERGFNSEFELEILDVEIEVVDSEFQLNALNWEIAGTKVDKLLVEHLNINNLEAGSVKVSTSNGNVVYVNGM, from the exons atgacgag aaacaaacgaattgcaaaagctgtcagctggagcaacgatcgatactgggcaacttgggacaagtggatggaagtgattgactgggaagatgaggaagagctgtgctccccagcagaatcaccctctgaccaggctgaccgttccatcgtgtcacacacccgaaagccaattgccaaggcagttagctggacggatgatgtgtattgggcagcctgggacaagtgggatgagatcatctgctggggtgaagaaggagagtgctccccagcaactccacccatcaaccagcctgggagggataaggggttagacatgcatgggttagaggtttttctgttaaatgaaaggacagtctccataaagcctgcagatgaccaccaagacaggctgaaaataggagccgtagtggtcgacctctgccagtttgagctagatggtgtaaatgataaatttgaaattgtcgaaatacaaattggagaggtcaaattggaggagactgcagagaggggttttaattcagaatttgaattggaaattttggatgtggagatagaggttgtagacagtgaattccagctgaatgctcttaattgggaaattgctggaactaaagtggacaaattattagtggaacacctgaacataaataatctagaagcaggcagtgtgaaggtgtccacatcaaatgggaatgtggtatatgtcaatggtatgtga